In Desulfosoma sp., the genomic stretch TGTTGATGGGATATTTTTCCTCGGCCATGACCTCACCTCCTGTCAGCCCGCCAGCGGCGGAATGGTGAAAACGGGCGTTCTTTTTGCCAAGTATTCGTCGGTGACAAACGGAGAGCCGAACCCGTACTTTTCGGCGCATTCCATGACGAGATCAAAGACTTCCGGACGGAAAATGAGTCGAGGCGGTTTGACGCCGTCTTCGACGATGCTTCGAATCAGAGTACCGCTGAACTTTTGCCATTCGTTCTTGTGATTGCACAAACCTTCGCTGGTGATCTCGCCGCAATGTGGACAATAGAGCCAGTTCATGGAATAAACCGGGGTGATGTTCAGCTCGTCTTGAACCGTCGCCAACAGGTGGTGCGCGTCATAAGGCCCATAGTAGGTGCCGACCCCCGCATGGTCCCGACCGTACATATGATGGGTCAGACCGAGGTTCGTCCGCAGCGCCGCATGAAAGACGGCTTCTTTGGGGCCAGCGTATCGCATATCCCAAAAAGTTAAGGATGTCATATGATTATGGTCCCCAAAATAGCCCGATTTGCGCAGTTCGTCTTGGGTTAAGATAATGGCCTCGTCAATGTAGTCCCCCTTGCGCTTTTCACCGATAATGGCATTGACAAGGACCCCGACCAGAGGCTTTTCAATGGGCAGTTCCGCATAGGTCTGGAACCAGGCGCCCTTCATAAGCCATTCATGACCTGTGTGCGGCACGTTGCGGGTCTGGTGGGCTACAATCCGCTGCCATCCCTTTTCTCGAAAACGCTTGCGCATTTCCAGGGGCGGAATGAAGTAGGGATCGAACGGAGGATTGATTTTGGGTGGCGTCACCAAGGTGATGTCGCCGCCCAGAAACTTGTCCTTGTAGGCGTAGGTTCGAGCGCATCCGGGATGTTTGCTTTCGGCCGTCCCGAAAATGGATTGGCACATGGCCTCCTTGTCGTAGGAGTAAATTTCGGAGATTTCAAAAATAGCCATGGGGTTGTCATGGTAGGTCAAGCAGATGGAGTCTCCCGCCTTGATGCCGTAGTCCGACAGCTCCTGGTCGGACATGTCAAAGAGAATGGGAATGCTCCAGATGGTTCCATCCTTGAGACGCATTCTCTTGACCACGGAATCCAGGTCTTCCTTGCCCATGAAACCGGTCAGAGGACAGAAAAACCCGTAGGCGATTCCGATCACTTCATTGGCAATCTGACTCCGGACCGGCACCTGTTTCAACCCCTTCACCCTTGCGGGAGCCTCCTTGGGGTCCAGAATCCGTTCCACAATTTCCTTGCCGCCATGCCCGATTTCAGCCATGATCCACCTCTCCTGTCTCGCCGTCCCGTCCATTGTGCCTTGCATGAAGCAGGCAGGTCCCTCAACCCAAAGGTCGAACAGCCTACAATCACCCCCCTTCCCGAAAGGTTTTTTCGGCGCCCTTAAAACTAAGCCGACGCCGTGAGCCTCTCTCTGGGCTCCTTCAAGGAAGACCGGCCGTTGAGCCTCTTTCGATGAACCTCGGAGCCGAAACAGCCATCCCGTCGCTCATGTTTTCAGTATGAGGGCACCATGAGATGCACCAGGCACTCGACAAAGAACGCGAAGCCAGGCATAGATAGTTTCCACGGGAAAAGCCCAGGAGGTACCCCCACACCTCCCGATTCCCAATGTGTTTTATTTTAGTTCTTTTTTTCTCAAATGGTCAACGGCCAAAAAGGGTTTTTTCCGTGTTCGGAAAAAGCGGCTGGAATTCGGTGATGGGAAAAGAGAGCACCAAGGGAGGAAGACCATGATTCTGAAGAAGGCGGAAATCTTTGATGGTATCAGCGCTGAGGTTTTAGACCGGATTCAGGCCATGGCACAGGAGGAGCAGGCTCAGGAAGGGCATGTTTTTTTTAGGGCTGGCGAACCTGCCGTGTATCTTTACGTTTTAAAGGAGGGGCAGGTAGCTTTGACCACGGGGGGAGCTTCACCTATCACCTTTCCCATCGGGGAGTCCGGAGCTGTCTTCGGCTGGTCGGCTCTTGTGGAACCGCGCACCTACACGGCTACGTGCGAAACGACCATGCCGACCACGGTGATCAAGTTGGACGGTGCGAAGCTCCTTCAGATTTTCGAAGAAAATCCTAAGGATGGCTTGCTGGCGCTTCGTCGTCTCGCGCGCGTCATGGCGTCTCGATTGAAAGCGAGTTATGAGCGCTTTGGGCGCTGATTCAGTCACAGCTATTGACCGTGCAGCTTCCGCCGGCCTCCAGAGGAAGCAAAAGATCCTCAGGGTTAAGACCCTTCTGAGGGTCCTGAAGGACGCTTAAAAGGTAGCCAGGCACTTCGGCACCGGTCACAATGCGCCCCTGATGGACGATGAGGGGAACATAAGGAAGCCCTCTGGCCATGCAGTAAGCGTTGTTGGCCCGCACCACCGTCAAGGTGGCCAAAAGACATCGAGTCCGCTGGGACCACCGGGTGCAGGTTTGGCAATGGTCCTTCGCCAATTGCCACACCGAAGCCAAACTCCAGGCTTCGGGACACAAACGTACGCGGTCCTTGTCGGTCATTTTCTCGAGCAAAGCCAAAACGTCATGGCAGTGGGTGCAAGTGGGTTCGAAAAAGAGGTAAAGGGTTCGGTCATCCCCGGTTATAGTCGAAAAGGGGGATTCGGAGCAGGCACAGACGGCTTGTGTCAGAGGCACGATAATGAGAGCCACGCCCAGGGTGGTTGCGGCCAAGGCCCACGAAGCTTTCCTGGCCATGGGGACAATCTCCGGGCCGGAGAGAAAAACCCAGAGCAAAAACAAGGCGGTATAGCCCAAACAGGCAGGGCAGTAGAGGTTTAGCAGCACCTGGGTGAGGACAAGCACGCTTTCGACCGCCATCCCCATAATGACGAGACCGCCCAAAAGGATTTTAGCATAGCGGTAAGCAGCAAGAAGTATGGCTGCATAGAGGACCCCGGCCCACCACAAAGCGTTCTTTTGGAGAGCCTGACACCCAAAGGAATCGCACAACAGATTTCCGGTTCCGATCGCGTTTGCCAAGGCATAAATAAAAAGAACCAGCCCCAAGGCTTGGACGACGATCTGTCTTTTCGAAATCATAGACCCACGCTCCAACGTCCTTTCGGGAATTGTCTCTTGAACCGCAAGAATCTTGTCATCCCAGCGAGTTTGTGTCAATCATGGGCTGAAGGAGTTTTCCGATTCCGTGAAGAAAGTCGGATCTCACATGACAGAAGTTAAACCGTTTTCTGAAGCTTTCAACATGGGAGGGCCCTATGAGCGTGACAGTGACGTGGTACGGCCATGCCTGCATTTTGATTCAATCCAAAGGGACCCATCTTCTGGTGGACCCCTTTTTGACGGGAAATCCTTTGGCGACGATCAAAGCCGAGGAAATTCCCGCCGACTATATCTTTGTTTCCCATGGGCATGGGGATCATTTGGGGGATACGGTGGCTATTGCCAAGCGTACCGGCGCCACAGTGGTTTCCAACTTTGAAATTTCCAACTGGCTCGCTGCTCAGGGACTGACCAAGCTACACCCTCACCATATTGGCGGAGGCTCAAATCATCCCTGGGGACGGGTGAAATTGACCACCGCGCACCATGGGTCGGCGTTACCCGATGGATCGTACGGGGGAAATCCGTGCGGATTCCTTTTCACCGTAGACGATTTCAAAATCTATCATGCCGGCGATACAGGGCTTTTTTACGATATGGTTCTTATCGGCGAGGAAGGTATCGACTTAGCCATCTTACCCATCGGAGACAATTTCACCATGGGACCCGACGATGCCCTGAGGGCGGTGAAGCTCATCAAACCGTCCAAAGTGCTTCCCATTCACTACGACACTTTTGACATGATTCATCAGGATCCAGGGGCATGGAAAGAACGCGTGGAAAAGGAGACCTCCACCCATGTGGTGTTTTTGAAACCAGGGGAAAGTCTGGTTTTGTAACAGGCGCGTAATCTGTTTGACAGGCGACGGGCTCTGTGCGAAGGTGCTCGGGACATCCTGGCCCGCCGAGGTCGTCAGGGAACCGTTTTTGGCACGTGCCGTCTGATCGAGCTCGCCACGCATGGTTCTCCTTGTTTTTCATGGGCCGACGCCGGTTATTCGGGATGCGACGAAGCTTCACCGACGGTTCGGTGATGGGTTGGCCTTTCGTTCTCGTGGTTGGAAACGGCCGACCCTTTCATGCCATGAAACCACGCGCAAAGGATACTCTATGAATCTTTACGTTGGAAACCTCGCCTACAGTGTCACGGAAGACGATCTGCGTAACGCTTTTGCCAAGTACGGCGAAGTGAGCAGTGTCAACATCATCGTCGATCGTCAAACCGGACAGTCCAAAGGCTTCGGCTTCGTGGAAATGCCACAGAACGCCGACGCGGACAAGGCCATCAAGGCCCTTAACGGTGCAGACCTGAAAGGCCGCACCCTGAAGGTCAATCAGGCCAAGCCGCGACCCAGCCGCCCCTCTCGGGGCCCACGATACTAGGCTGAAGGTTTCCCCCCAGCTCAAAACGCCTCGGCACCATGGGCCGAGGCGTTTTCGTCTGTTCAGCCCAACTGTTTTTCAAACCATTGTGTGAAGCGCCTCATGCCCTTATCCAACTCTTCTTCCGTACCCCCAAAGGAAAGCCGCACGTGCCCTTCACCTCCCGGACCAAAGGCGCTGCCGGGTATGGTGATTACGCGGGCTTCTTGAAGGAGTCGAAGGGCCACGGTCATGGAATCACCCGCCTGCGACGGAAACTTGACCATGACATAGTAGGCGCCTTGGGGTTTGATGTAGGAAAGATGCGGAGCCATGCGGTCCAGGTGAGCACAAACCTGGTCTCGTCTGGCTTGCAGGGTGTCTCGAAACTGCCTCACGCATTCCTGAGGTCCTTCCAATGCTGCTAAAGCCGCCACCTGAGATGGCGTTGGAGCGCAAATGACGGTAGCGTCATGGACCTTCATCATATGATCCAAAATGTCTTCAGAGGCCACAACGGCCCCGACCCTCCATCCGGTCATGGCGTATTTTTTGGAAAAGCTGAAAATACCGATCACCTGACGCCGAAGTTCCGGGATCGACAGCAGACTGAAATAGGGACGTCCGTCATAGGTGAGGAAGTCATAAGTTTCATCGCAAATAATGAAAAACCCTTGTTCCAGAGCCCACTGGGCCACCATTCGTAGGTCTTCTTCGGGAAAGACGGCACCGGTGGGATTATGAGGATGGCACAGCACGAGCGCCTTGGTGCGAGGGGAAATGGCGTCACGAAGCCCGTCCAGGTCCAGTTGCCAGTTTTCGAGTTTGAGTGGAAAAAAGACCGGGCGTCCTTGGGCTAGAAGGACTTGTTCGATGTGGGAAGCATAGTTGGGTGAGGGCAAGAGCACCTCATCGCCGGGATCAACCAATGTGAGCATCGCGGCGCACAGCCCTTCCATGGCCCCGACCGTGATACAGATCTCTGTTTCAGGATCAACCCAAAGGCCCCTTTCTCCAACGAGCCTATCCGCAAAGGCTCTGCGAAGCGTGAGAAGTCCCGGCCCTAGAGTGTATTTTCCTGACCAGGAAGCCTCCCTGAGATGCCGACACACCGCCTCCACGATGTGACCAGGAGTGGGAAACGATGGAATCCCTTGACCTAGAGAGATACAGTCAGGAACCTTTTGGGCCAGAAGCGGCATTTCCTTGATGGCGGAAACCGCGATACCCCGAACCCTATCACTGATCCCCTCTTCCCGATACCGCTTGCCTGCAGCTTCCAAAGCCGATCGTTCCAAAGCCACCGTTTAGACCCTCCGTGATTCCTGCTTCCAAGGAAAGATCTTTCCCGGATTCAGCACAAGGTTCGGATCAAAAAGCTTTTTGAGTGCCATCTGTAATCGAATGATTTCGGCGTCTTGTTCCAGGGTAAGGTAATGTTGTTTGGCTACCCCGACGCCGTGCTCCCCCGAAATCGTCCCGCCCCTTCGCACGACTTCCACGAGCAAAGCACGAACGCCCTCTTCCACCCGTTGCGGAAGAAACCCTTCACAGGCTGTGATGTTCAAATGAATATTTCCATCCCCTGCATGCCCGAAACAATAAATCTTCAAGTCAAAGCGCTTTTCTATTTCAGGAATGCCGCTGATGAAGTCGGCGATTTGACCCAAGGGGACAACCACATCTTCGGGAATGTAGACAGCGGCGCTGTGCTCGATTCTCAGAGATACTTCCCGACGCACCGCCCACATTTTTTCCCTTTTAGCGGCATCGGGAGCCAACAGCACGTCACGGGCTCCATGTTCCAAGCACACTTCACCCATGCGTTCGATTTCCTGAGCGATCATTTGAGGATGTCCGTCGGCTTCCACAAGAAGGAAAGATCCCGCACCCTGGACTTCCTGAAACGGGAGTAAATCCCCGACCAGCTCCAAACAGCGTCGGTCCAAAAATTCCAAGGCCGACGGAACCAAACCCGCGGTCAGGATACCGGAGACTGCATTCATGGCCTGGGTCATGTCAGAAAAAAGGGCCACCAGGGTGGTGACTGCGGGAGGATGGGGTATCAGTTTCAGTATGAGTTTCGTGATAATTCCGAGAGTGCCTTCACTTCCCACGATAAGTCGCGTCAGATCATAGCCCACGACCCCTTTGCGCGTTTGGCATCCCGTGTGGATCAGAGAACCCGTAGGGAGAACCACGTCCAGTCCAAGCACATAATCCCGAGTGACCCCGTACTTGACACAGGAAGGCCCGCCGGCGTTGGTGGCGGCGTTTCCGCCGATGCTGCAGGTGTCAATGCTTGCGGGGTCTGGAGGATAATAGAGACCACAAGCCTTGGCGGCACGTTTGAGATCAGCCGTTATCACACCGGGTTCAACCACAGCCACGAGGTTTTTCGTATCGATGCACAGGATGCGATTCATGCCGGAAAGGTCCAGCACCACACCGCCTTCAATGGGGCTGGCACCGCCGGCCAAGCCAGTTCCCATACCTCGTGGTGTCACCGGAAAGCGATACCGATTGGCCAGTTCCATGAGGCGCACAACCTGGTGTTCGTTGCGGGCTGTGACTACCGCTTCCGGAACCCCTCGCGTGTGCGAAGCATCTTCGGCGCATGCCGCCAGTTTTTCCGGATGGACCGAAACAATGTCGTCCCCTAGAGCCTGACGCAGCGCGGCCATGGCCTTGGTTGTCACGCGATATGAACGAGATCCGTTTTGAAACGACACATTTTGCATAGGTCCTGTCTTAGCCTTTTCTCACGGGGTCTAAGCCACCGAAAACGTCGGCGCATCCAATCCAAGTTGTTGGAAAAGCACTTCGGGGTTTCAGGTAAAAAGCCGCAGGGGCATGCCCCTACGGCTTGAAGGTTCCGAAAACGGCTTCAAGGGATGGTGAAAGACTGTCCTAGAACTCGCAATACCAAAGTCTTTTGCCACTTCGATTGAGGGTGAGGGGTCGCCTTGCCCCCATTGTGCCCGATCCCGAAAGCGAAGACCTTCGGCCCTCTCATCAGCCGGCCGTGGCGCCTCCACTTCCGTGGAAAAATTCGTTCTCGAACAAGACCTTAGAGCTGGTACTTTTCTTTCAGTTCCTGCCACTTGGGTGATTTCATCAGCTTTTCCAGACCCTCGTTAAGCATCTTGAGAAATTCCGTATCTTCCTTACGCACACCGTAGGCAAAGGTCTCGTCCGGCATACCGAAGCTGCCTAAAATCTTTAAGGGTTTTTCACGAACCACTTCATGGGCCGGGGCGTCATCCATGGCTGCCGCAATGATTCTGCCGTTTAGCACATCTTCGGCCGCCAATGGTCCAGAATCGTAGTAAACCAGTTCAAATCGCTTACCCTTATCGATCAGGTTTTCCTTCATCCATTTGGCTTCGGAAGTTCCCCGCTGAACCCCCACTTTCTGGCCGCTGTTCAAAACGTGGTCCACAGTAAGATTGGCATCTTTCTTGACGACGAGTACCTGTTTGATTTGCCAGTAGGGAATCGTAAAAGCAATCTGTTTCTTCCGTTCTTCGGTAACGCTCAGTCCCGATGCAATGACATCGATCTTGCGTGCCGTGAGACTGGGAATAATGGCGTCCCAATCGATGGCTTTGTGCTCGACCTTGAAGCCCATGTTTTGAGCGATCCAGTCCAGAGCTTCCACATCGAATCCGGCGGGCTTTCCGTCTTTATCGATGTAGGCGAACGGTGGAAAGTTGGCATCGATTCCGTTGATGTAAACCTTATCGGCCGCCTGCCCCCCGTTTACAGCGCCCACCATAAGAATCAAAGCCGCCAAAACACCCCACCAAAATCCTCGTCGCATGTTTTCTCCTCCTTTTGTCCAAATTTTCCACACGCCTTTTGCAAACCCGTAGCCTATACCTTTCATTCACCCCTTTCGCAAGCGGAAGATGCCCGCTTTATGCCGAGTCCTCGTTCTCTTCCGCTTCGGCGTTCCACCATTCCTGGCACGCTTCTTCAATGGCCTGCCGCACCGTTGGGTTCACTTCATGCCGTAGGCTCCAGGCCATGGCAACCCACTCCTCCATGACCCTATGGGCTTCAGCTTCCTGCCCCTCATCGTCCAGGTCACTCGCCCAATCCACTAAATCGGCCAGAGACTCACCTACGGGTCGCATGCCGTTGCTGGAAGCCAACACCATGCCGTTGCGCACATATTCCCATGCCAAAAGTCCTTTGACAGGGTCCCACGTCCATCGAATCCTTTTCTTTCGAGCCATGAACCGTCCTCGATTTGCATCAATTCCGTAACGAACGTGTCTTCGCCTCCCCTATTCCACACCGTTTCCTTTGTCCTGTCGTGCCATCAACATTCCTCGGGCCGTGGACAGAGCCTCTTCCACGGCATCGACAATTTCAGGATCGTCACTATTGAGCAGATCGCCGAGAAGTTCCGTGGCTCTCTCAGGCATGACGGTGCCGACGGCTTCTAGGGTAGCGAAAAAGAGATCTTCGTCGATTTCATCTGATTCCAAAATTTTTTGCAACACGGGAGCTGCTCCTGAGACACCCCAAGCTCCTGCAGCGCACACGGCTTGGTAAAGAATGTCAGGATCTTCGGATTGAAGGGATTCCAAAATTTCCTTATCAAAGCCTTCCAACCAGCGCATGGCAAACACGGCGGAAAGTTTCCAGTCCTTTTGAGGCGACTTATAGGCGCTGGCGACGGCTTCTCGATGCCATTCCAAGGGGGCTCTCACCGAAGCTTCCAGCACCGAGCGTCGCACCTCGTCAGGTGTACGAGGATCCCGGTAAAGATCATGAAATTTCTCTTGAATTTCATCGAAAAGCTCTTCAGAGAGCGGGCTTTCTTCGGGATCCTCAAAACCTTCCATATCGACGTATTCCAAGGACGCTCCCAAAGCCACGGCGGCCGTGCCTCGAAGGGATGCATCTTCATCGGGATCGGCCGCGATTTTTAGTAAGAGTCTCGCCAAAGCATCGTCCATGAGGGAGACATCCGAAAGAAGTTCGGCGGCCATTTCCCGATCCCGGATGGCTGCTTTTCTGTTTTGCAGCACGCCCACCAGTGTTTCCTTCGTTCCTTCGGGCCATTCCCAGGGCGCCAGTTCATAGAGGGCTTCCAAATCCATGAGCGTCATTCTCCTGTCATGATAATGGGTGATAAGCTTTTAAATTTTGGTCGGCATACCTTTCAGCCTTTTTGCGACCCTTACCTACCACAACATCGGCTTACGGTGTCGAAAAATCTGAGCCTTGGCCTGTCATTTTTCTTTTAAGTTTTTCTTAAGCCCTGCCGACCTTCAACATGACTCTTTGTGGAAGGCATCACGAAAAGGCTGGGAGTAACCTTGGTCAAAAGCTGGAAAGGAGTGGAAAGTATGCGTTTCAATCTGAAAATGAAACTTATCGCCTTTGCGGTTAGCCTTGTCGCCGTGCCTCTTGTGGCCAACACCCTGGTCAACATGGCCCTGTCCGGCAAACAATCCGCGGACATCTCCCAGTACGTCACAACGGTTCTCCAAGAAGATGCAGCCCAATTGCTCACGGCCCTGCTCGAAGGAGATTACACGGTCGTCAGCGACATCGTATCCAGGGTGGAAGACGATGCAAAACGATTAGCGGCATCACCAATTCTGGCCAATTTTCTTGCCATCAGTCGCGGCACACAGGCCGAAGTGCGTGCCGCCGTGGAAGCCCAGGCTAAAGGGCAACTCGGCACAATCCAGGCCTTCTTTGATGCTCAACGCCAAATGGTTTCAAAGCAGCTTCAAAACGACATCAAGCTAGCTGAAACGCTCGTTCAGCGATACGGCAAACCGGATCTTTCTGACACACCGTATCGCTGGAATGCCGTCAACCAGTTCACCAAAGAAACCAAAAACGTGGAACTTCCTCTTCTCCGTCTGGGATCCCAATTGATCTACCCTGTCAAAGAATTCGATACTCGAGCTTATGTGGTGGATGAACTCACGGAGCTTACGGGAAGTACCTGCACCATTTTTCAAAAAATGAACGATGACGGTGATATGCTACGTGTGGCCACTTCCGTGAAAACCAAAGAAGGAAAACGCGCCGTCGGAACCTTTATTCCTGCCGTCAACCCGGACGGCACCCCAAATGCGGTCGTCACTACGGTCACCCTGGGAACACCTTTTACGGGTCGGGCTTTTGCGGTCGATGACTGGTACCAAACCATTTACAAACCGTTAAGGAACCCGTTTGACGAAGTTATCGGCATGCTTTACGTGGGTGTACCCGAAAAGAGTATTGGAACCATTCGCGACCAAGTGGCCGAAGCCAAATTGGGCACAACGGGTTTTGTCTTCATTGCTGATGAGGAAGGGCGGATCGTACTTCATTCGGACCGTAGCCTTGAAGGTCAGGATGCCGCCGAAGCCATCGGTATTCCCTCCTGGCATGAACGCATCAAAGAAGTGGTTCAAAAGAAAGAAGTTTTCAGCAGTTTCAAATCCTCGGACGGTCGGGATGGCTTTGTTTCTCTTCTGCACTACCCCGAATGGAAATGGATTCTCGTCGGTGTGGGATTCTGGAACGAGTTTACCGCAGCTTCCGCGGAAAACGCTTTCAATCAATTCGCTTCTGAACTTAAAGCCCTGTGGCAGGTTGGTGTCGTGAAAACCGCCGATGGTACCCAGGCACTCTACCCTCAGGTGCGTTACCTGGATGTTTCCGGTATGGAACGTATCAAAATCGTCGATGGATCTTTCCGGCAGGATTTTCAATCCAGAGCCGATACCGACTGGTTTCAACAAGCCCTCAAGGCCGAAACGATTCACAACACCGGAGTGGAAATCGCTCGAAACACCGGAAAACCTGAGCTTCGAGTGGCCGTGCCGGTCCGCTTTGAAGGGCGGCAGGAAGGGGTTGTTGTTGTCAATCTCGACTGGAGCGCTGTCTGGAACATTCTGAAAACCCGAA encodes the following:
- a CDS encoding ABC transporter substrate-binding protein, with the translated sequence MRRGFWWGVLAALILMVGAVNGGQAADKVYINGIDANFPPFAYIDKDGKPAGFDVEALDWIAQNMGFKVEHKAIDWDAIIPSLTARKIDVIASGLSVTEERKKQIAFTIPYWQIKQVLVVKKDANLTVDHVLNSGQKVGVQRGTSEAKWMKENLIDKGKRFELVYYDSGPLAAEDVLNGRIIAAAMDDAPAHEVVREKPLKILGSFGMPDETFAYGVRKEDTEFLKMLNEGLEKLMKSPKWQELKEKYQL
- the sat gene encoding sulfate adenylyltransferase; this encodes MAEIGHGGKEIVERILDPKEAPARVKGLKQVPVRSQIANEVIGIAYGFFCPLTGFMGKEDLDSVVKRMRLKDGTIWSIPILFDMSDQELSDYGIKAGDSICLTYHDNPMAIFEISEIYSYDKEAMCQSIFGTAESKHPGCARTYAYKDKFLGGDITLVTPPKINPPFDPYFIPPLEMRKRFREKGWQRIVAHQTRNVPHTGHEWLMKGAWFQTYAELPIEKPLVGVLVNAIIGEKRKGDYIDEAIILTQDELRKSGYFGDHNHMTSLTFWDMRYAGPKEAVFHAALRTNLGLTHHMYGRDHAGVGTYYGPYDAHHLLATVQDELNITPVYSMNWLYCPHCGEITSEGLCNHKNEWQKFSGTLIRSIVEDGVKPPRLIFRPEVFDLVMECAEKYGFGSPFVTDEYLAKRTPVFTIPPLAG
- a CDS encoding RNA-binding protein, with the translated sequence MNLYVGNLAYSVTEDDLRNAFAKYGEVSSVNIIVDRQTGQSKGFGFVEMPQNADADKAIKALNGADLKGRTLKVNQAKPRPSRPSRGPRY
- a CDS encoding Crp/Fnr family transcriptional regulator: MILKKAEIFDGISAEVLDRIQAMAQEEQAQEGHVFFRAGEPAVYLYVLKEGQVALTTGGASPITFPIGESGAVFGWSALVEPRTYTATCETTMPTTVIKLDGAKLLQIFEENPKDGLLALRRLARVMASRLKASYERFGR
- a CDS encoding pyridoxal phosphate-dependent aminotransferase codes for the protein MALERSALEAAGKRYREEGISDRVRGIAVSAIKEMPLLAQKVPDCISLGQGIPSFPTPGHIVEAVCRHLREASWSGKYTLGPGLLTLRRAFADRLVGERGLWVDPETEICITVGAMEGLCAAMLTLVDPGDEVLLPSPNYASHIEQVLLAQGRPVFFPLKLENWQLDLDGLRDAISPRTKALVLCHPHNPTGAVFPEEDLRMVAQWALEQGFFIICDETYDFLTYDGRPYFSLLSIPELRRQVIGIFSFSKKYAMTGWRVGAVVASEDILDHMMKVHDATVICAPTPSQVAALAALEGPQECVRQFRDTLQARRDQVCAHLDRMAPHLSYIKPQGAYYVMVKFPSQAGDSMTVALRLLQEARVITIPGSAFGPGGEGHVRLSFGGTEEELDKGMRRFTQWFEKQLG
- a CDS encoding HEAT repeat domain-containing protein, giving the protein MDLEALYELAPWEWPEGTKETLVGVLQNRKAAIRDREMAAELLSDVSLMDDALARLLLKIAADPDEDASLRGTAAVALGASLEYVDMEGFEDPEESPLSEELFDEIQEKFHDLYRDPRTPDEVRRSVLEASVRAPLEWHREAVASAYKSPQKDWKLSAVFAMRWLEGFDKEILESLQSEDPDILYQAVCAAGAWGVSGAAPVLQKILESDEIDEDLFFATLEAVGTVMPERATELLGDLLNSDDPEIVDAVEEALSTARGMLMARQDKGNGVE
- a CDS encoding metal-dependent hydrolase produces the protein MSVTVTWYGHACILIQSKGTHLLVDPFLTGNPLATIKAEEIPADYIFVSHGHGDHLGDTVAIAKRTGATVVSNFEISNWLAAQGLTKLHPHHIGGGSNHPWGRVKLTTAHHGSALPDGSYGGNPCGFLFTVDDFKIYHAGDTGLFYDMVLIGEEGIDLAILPIGDNFTMGPDDALRAVKLIKPSKVLPIHYDTFDMIHQDPGAWKERVEKETSTHVVFLKPGESLVL
- a CDS encoding FAD-linked oxidase C-terminal domain-containing protein, coding for MTTKAMAALRQALGDDIVSVHPEKLAACAEDASHTRGVPEAVVTARNEHQVVRLMELANRYRFPVTPRGMGTGLAGGASPIEGGVVLDLSGMNRILCIDTKNLVAVVEPGVITADLKRAAKACGLYYPPDPASIDTCSIGGNAATNAGGPSCVKYGVTRDYVLGLDVVLPTGSLIHTGCQTRKGVVGYDLTRLIVGSEGTLGIITKLILKLIPHPPAVTTLVALFSDMTQAMNAVSGILTAGLVPSALEFLDRRCLELVGDLLPFQEVQGAGSFLLVEADGHPQMIAQEIERMGEVCLEHGARDVLLAPDAAKREKMWAVRREVSLRIEHSAAVYIPEDVVVPLGQIADFISGIPEIEKRFDLKIYCFGHAGDGNIHLNITACEGFLPQRVEEGVRALLVEVVRRGGTISGEHGVGVAKQHYLTLEQDAEIIRLQMALKKLFDPNLVLNPGKIFPWKQESRRV